One Oncorhynchus keta strain PuntledgeMale-10-30-2019 chromosome 34, Oket_V2, whole genome shotgun sequence genomic window, GCGTGTGCTAAATGAcgacaatgtcaaatgtaaattAAGTGCTTGGAAGCTAGATAAGTGTTTGCCAGTGTTTTTATTCAATATTCATAATGGTTGTCTGAAGTGCCAAAGCGTGTGATTTGTCAACTCTCTGCTTGGACAGTGATATGGTTTGTTGTTGAACCAATGACATGCCTTTGATTAGAATTATGACAGGGGGAGTTGAAAAGGGGGAGGAGACTAGTTAGAGACAGGGAAAGAGCACAACTGAgcttagagagtgagagagagagagagagagagagaggcatgactgaagaaacagagggagggagggagggaaggaagaaaCAGGGAAGAGAAAAGCAGAACAAGGGAGGGTgactgtgagggagagagagagagagggaatgagtgaAGATAAGCTGAGAGAACTTAAACGCGTCGCTGCAACACCGGTAAGTGGAGAGACACGACAATTCAAATATGCATGCTTCAAGGGTCTTTAGATTGGGTTAATCAGAAATGGGATTTAATACAGGCTAAGTGTGTCAGTTAATAGTAGGACGAGAGAGGGAGTGTACAAGGGAGTGGCAGATAGGGGGAGAAAGGACGGACAGACAGTGTGTTTCTGTACTACTGTGTCTGAATACAATATGACTTTGTATGCCATGCTCGGGTAGTCATATGGGTAGGAGTCACTAATGAGAAGACATGGAACTGTTTTTGGCAGAGAGAAATTGATTTCATTGCTCATCCAGACACGAGAGAGACTGAGACGGGTTGGCAGAGAATGCATACCGCTTCCGAATTGCTTATGTGTCTGTGAGTCAGGGAGAAGGGGTGGGAGGGCAACCGAGATATAGTGAGAGGGAGATAATTTTTTAACTCATTACAGTGGTGCCTGAGAGCTGGCATGCGTTTTCCATTCTCAGTGAGTTGCAGAATGTCTTTCACTACCTGTTACACTCCTACTATGTCATTTCATGATGTGTCATGGCTAAATGTTGACACAACCGTCTTAGTGTATCGTGTGGTCATCCAGGTCTTATGACTGACGGCCTGTCCTACCTAACTGACGTGTCTAGGTTATAACAACAACATTCACTTGTCTATTTTTTCACTCTCCTCTTCACGGCTGAGTTTATGCCATAACCGGTTATATAACGGTCATACTCCCATCTCTTATCAGGTCTTGAAAGAGAAGAAGCCACTCGCTGATTGGTCCAACATCCCCAGCTCGGTCCCTTGCATGATGTCACTCTCGCCGCTGACCATTCACAAATCACCTCAGGTGTGTTGCCGGGCCGTTACCACTGACACGGGTCATGTTTTCCAGTTGTAtgtgacacatactgtacataaacaCTGATTTGATTCACTTGTTGTTTGACTCCCAGTAATGTACCGAAACACAAACTCAGTGTTATTCCCTAACTTCAGGAACAAGCCAAAGAATCCACCAGTTTACCCCGGAGACGGAGCTCGCACCGCAATAATAAGCTCGCCGATAGACCGGTCTCGGCACAAGGTGAGCTATGATGGGTGTTTAATTATGAATTCCTTTGTGTTTTTTATTTGCTTTACCTCAGAGCATTTTTACATATTTGCTTTATCTTTCTATTTGATcctctgtgtttgtctgtctatTTGATTAgttctaccccatctctctctctctctctgcttctctctctctctttctctctctctctctccctctctctctctctctctctctctctctctctctctctctctctctctctctctctctctctctctctctctctctccgtctgtctcactctctctctgtctttctctctccatctctttctgcttctctctctttctctcactctgcctTTTCAGTCTCTGCTAAGACGTGTCAGTAGCAGATGTAGCTGTGTGTTATTACCATGCCGTGAGCAGGATATAGCTGTATGAACTGGATGAGCCAGTGGGGCTACTAGTCTATGGCTGTTCTTTAGAAATTCTGTTCTGTTTGCTCCTCTGCTGCCTATACCCCATTTCCacaatctccctctctaacccactgtgtgtgtgtttgtgtgtgtgcgctgtcatcctctctctccctctattttctctcctctgctctctccattctctccccttttctcatGCTCTCCTTACCCTGTCtcttatataatataatatgtgcTCTGTGTACTGTTTTtgtgtccctttctctctctctctctctctctctctctctctctgtctccatctctttcacaGGGCTGGTGAGAATGGTACCTGACAGTCCGAGCCCAGAGCGCTtcacttcccctctcccctcccaccgGCACAGCAACGGGCACAGCAACGGGCACATCAACGGGCACAGACCTGGGCCCAGCAATGGCAGTGATCTCCTCACCCCCTGTAACAGTGCTAGTAGCTCCCGTGCTGCCAGGTCAGTGGAGGGgaaaaaaatgtctaaaatcaCAACGTTTAAAGGAACATGTTAAGTGTGATTGTGAATAAGAGGAGGTATCTGATTGGCTGTCAGATGGGAAGAAATGAGTTGCCTGTGGAAGATTGATTGGGTGACTGGGTCAGCGTGGAGATGTAGTTGATGTGAGGTGGAGTGGGATAGACTGGTCAGGTGAGTTTtctaggtgtgtgtgagtgaaataTAAATGCTGCTCTcagtctgtgtgtgcatgtgtctgtatgCTTGTACGTCTGCGTCTCCGACGACAATAATGACAGTAACTCTGCTGACATATGTATTTTTCCTTCTCGCTCCAGCCCAAATCTGGGACTTTTAAACCTGGTGGAGATTGAGAGGAGACTGAGGGAGGCCaaagcggagagagagaggcttctcAAAGAGAGGGTGAGTCACCACCATTAACATCCCTAATCACTTCAGACACAGCTTTAGACGTGccaggtcatattcattagggcacaccgtaACACAACGTTTAAAAACAGTTtgttggcctcccgggtggcgctgtgccaccagagactctgggtttcgagcccaggctctgtcgcagccgggcCATGACCgagaggtccatggggcgacgcacaattggcctagcgtcgtccgagttagggaggttttggccggtagggatgtccttgtttcatcgcacactagcgactcctgtggcgggctgttggatgcgcgctgtgttaagaagcagtgcggcttggttgggttgtgtttcggaggacgtatggctttcgaccttcgtctctcccgagcccgtacgggagttgtagtgatgagacaagatagtaactactaacaattggataccacgaaaaggggggcataaaataaaataaaacaattagtTTATTATTGGACAGTTAATTCAGGTAGTCCCTCCTTGTTTCAGTCAGTTTTCTTCTGTTTGTTGCTtaataatgaacacaaccctgttgTGTGACCACTTACTGATTACCGTACATAATTAACATGACCACCAGAAGAAAAAACACTGTGAAATGGAAGATCActtcatagaaaatgaacatACTCTCCCATGTATTTATTAGAAGCTAAAAACTTGTTTTATATGAGGCGTCAGTACAgaatttcaccttttattttagagtattttcatacatatctgttttaccgTTTAGAATTGACCTCACTTTATTTGTCTAGTGTCCCCATTTTTAAGGTGTCATAAGTGTTttgacaaattcacttatagtgtattaaatgtagtcaaaagtttagtatttggtccaatattcctagcacacaatgactacgtcaagattgtgactctacaaacatgttggatgcatttgcagtttgttttggttatgTTTCAGATTACGTTGTGCTCATTAGAATGGTGTCATTTTGGactcacttttattgtaaataagaatagaatatgtttctgaacacttctacattaatgtggatgctaccatgattacggataatcatgaatgaattgTGATATAATGATGAATGAGAAAGTTAGGTGCACAAGGATCATACCCCCAAAACATGCCAACCTTTTAAgggaatttgtccaaatacttatgacaccttcaaatggggggactagatacataaagtgctttcatttctaattggtaaatgaaaataccctcaaataaaaggtgacattctgtactgtcgcctcataTAAAAATATAATCTCAAATCCAAAAATGCGAGTATAGAGACAAATTAAGTTTTAGCTttactgtccaaataaatacgtaGTATGCCTCAGCCTTGATATTGTACTTCATCTTATCCCCCTGTTGTCAATAAAAGTATGCCTCTTTCTAAAAAAGAAAAACTAATTGATGGTCTTTGAAGGGAgtcaccttctcctccaatatGATTGATAAGGACACGAGGAGATAGGATGCACAGAACGGATCATTGAGATGGAGCCTGTGTGTTGATCCAGGAGGAAAGGAggcaggtggtggtggtggaggagaggaggcagagagagctgGAGGGCCGAGGAGCAGCAGAACCAGTAAAGTCCCAGAGCAGGCTAGTCCCTGAGCCAGAGGAGAAGCCCAAAACCACCAGTTCTGTCCCCAGCTCCCCTGAGGTACGTCTGTCTGGctgctctgtctttctgtctggctgtactgtctgtctggttgCTCTGGCTGTCtgtattgtctgtctgtctgtgtgctccACAGCGTTATACATCCTTTCTCCAACCTCTCCTTTTCCCCCTGCTTATTGCTCTCTCAATccgtctttctttctgtctccttCTCACTAACCTTGTGATGTTGACCTGTTTCATTTGACATGTCTGTTGTGACATGATATACATTATACTCATTATTCTTCTCAGTGCTcgctacctctcttcctctctgcgaACTTTGACCTGCGGGCCCACGTGGAGTCGCTGGGTCACGGGGTGGCGGGGTGCATGGGCCTGCGTATGTCCCCGCGCCGCTGTGCCGGCTTCTTGACCAAGCGAGGCGGGCGGGTCAAgacctggaggaggaggtggttccTCTTCGATATGGACCACAGGCGGCTAGCCTACTACACAGGTgagggggctgagagagagagactgtgtgtgtgttggttgttgGTGTGTATAAGCCTAAAtgctagggctgttgcggtgaccctattaccgccacaccggcagtcatgagtcatgaccgcagtagAATACCACCTGACCGttgagtcacggtaatctcctGTTATGTACTCTGGACATGCTTTGGTAGTACCCAACTTGCTAATGACCATCAGGTCCTAACAGCCTGattactcagggctctattgtccctctaaccactctgacatcatggCAAATGCCAtcgaaaatcacatcaaacacttatcatcaaaacagCATCATGCTTTTAAAACTAacctcactgtgatgatcaatttgaagaagGAAGTTCAACCGCAGTTTGAAACAGTGTAAAACATAATCATTGTAGTTGTTCTTTCAAAACCTAACAAGGAAATGGACAGCTTTCTAAGGTGAGGATTAGTTCAAAACATCCAGAGGCATATTATAGTTTATgcatcaatatcaaatcaaactttcttCTTCACATGGACGAATACAAattgtgtagaccttaccgtgaaatgcttacttacaagcccgtagccaacagtgcagttcaagaaagagttaagaaaatatttaccaaattaactaaagtaaaaaataatgaaaagtaacactataaaataacaataaggaggctatatacagggtgtaacggtaccaagtcaatgtgcggggttacaggttagtcgaggtaatttgtacatgtaggtaggggtgaagtgactatgcatagataataaacagcgagtagcatcagtgtacaaaACTAATGGAGGGGGGTGTCAATGTCAACAATCTGGTGGCCATTtggttaattgttcagcagttttatggcttgggggtagaagctgttaaggagccttttggtcctagacttggtgctccgttATCGCTTGCTGTGCGGAAGCAGAGAAACCAGTCTATGACTTGATTGACTGGTGTCTTTGAAAAATGTTtggtctttcctctgacaccgcctagtatataggtcctaaatggcaggaagcttggccccagtgatgtactgggcagtatgcactaccctctgtagcgccttacagccagatgccgagcagttaacataccaggcagtgatgcaactggtcaggatcctctcgatggtgcagctgtagaactttttgaggatctggggacccatgccaatttttttcagtctcctgagggggaaaatatATTGCCGTGccatcttcacgactgtcttggcgtgctttgacaatgttagtgatgtggacaccaaggaacttgaggctctcaacccactccactacagccccgttgatgagaatgagggtgtgctctgtcctccttttcatgtagtccacaatcatctcctttggcttgatcacgttgagggagaggttgttgccctggcaccacacggccaggtctgtGATCTCCTCCCtatcgtcgttgtcggtgatcaggcctaccactgttgtgtcatcggcaaacgtaatgatggtgttggagtcatgcctggccatgcagtcagggaggctgagcacgcacccctgaggggcccccatgttgaggatcagcgtggcagatgtgttgttacctacccttaccaccttagggtggcccgtcaggaagtccaggatccagttgcagagggaggtgtttagtcccagggtccttagcttagtgataagctttgagggcactatggtgatgaaacgctgagctgtagtcaattaatagcattctcacataggtgttccttttgtccaggtgtgaaagggcagtgtggagtgcaatagatattgcatcatctgtggatctgttggggcgttatgcaaatttgggtgggtctagggtttctgggataaggatggtgatgtgagccatgaccagcctttcaaagcacttcatggctacagacgtgagtgttatgggtcggtagtcatttaggcaggttaccttagtgttcttgggcacaggcagtatggtgatctgcttgaaaaatgttggtgttacagactcagacagggaaaggttgaaaatgtcagtgaagacacttgccagttggtcagtgcatgcttggagtacacgtcctggtaatctgtctggccttgtgaatattgacctgttttGTCTTACTAACAACAGATAcgtagagcgtgatcacacagtcgtccggaacagctgattctctcatgcatgattcagtgttacttgcctcgaagcgagcatagaagttatttagctcgtctggtaggcttgtgtcattGGGCAGCCTGTGGCTGTGCTTCCCAACTAAAGTTGCAAAACTCTGAATCTAGCATTATATTGGACCTGTTTCGAAATTATCACTTTTacgctcaacatagccacttcatatgcCCACTCGCTCCGGAATGGGAaaaatattatttatattttattcagataagttcaattatattcttcttgCTATAAAATcgtataatataaaataatggcatAAGACTTAGAAGCATATCTTGTCAGCTCAATAAACAAGCCTAAATCCCATGGCCCTCAAACTGAAGTCAGTGCCACTGCATTTtgttcattgttcccctctaattgggactgatttagacctgggacaccaggtgtgtgcaattaattatcaggtagaacagaaaaccagcaggctccggacctcgtaggatAAGAGTTGAGTATCCCTGGCCTATGACATTGAGCATAGCCAGATAACCtacagtaggccaactcatattctgttcttctgaaatggatttattgtgatggtatatattcaattgatttattATAATCCTTTTTCAATGTAGATGTTGCAAAGGCCTCACATCAGCGGCTTGTATGcgtggaggcctggagatgctaaacgtgtttatgttaattgccggtcaattactgtgagactGGCAGTcctttgcatgacaataaccagctgacaaaaTGTGATGACCACAGCCCTACTAAATGCCTATGTgatttgtgtctgtctgtctctctccctctctttctttctctcgttctccctcaaATTGACTATTGTTTACCTTCAGACTGTGATGAGAGGAAGCTGAAGGGGGTGATCTACTTCCAGGCTATAGAGGAAGTCTACTATGACCACCTGCGCACAGCCACTTCAGTGAGTCCTCATATACAGTATTTTGTCACCATAGAGAGGGAACAATGTGCCCATGATATCACCACAACTGTTAAAGAGATGATCCATTCATGCATTCAATGgttgaaactctctctctctctctctctctctctctctctctctctctctctctctctctctctctctctctctctctctctctctctctctctctctctctctctcagtctccgcGGCCCAGCCTTACGTTCTGTGTGAAGACGTACGAGCGCCTTTTCTTCCTGGTGGCGCCCAGCGCCGAGGCCATGAGGATCTGGATGGACGTCATTGTCACAGCAACAGACGAGCACAGCCGCTACTGACCTTGACGTTACACCTGTCCCCtttcctgtgtctgtctgaccTCCCCCTTGGACTGAACCTCCATTCACCTGGCTGACCTGGCTAACCTGGCTACAGTTTCAGCAGTTTACATTATGTGGGGAAAACTGCAATCTTCCACCTCCACCCTCCAATGCGTGTAGGACCCA contains:
- the LOC118367386 gene encoding pleckstrin homology-like domain family B member 3, coding for MPLHNTDTPRSRWEQGLRPPWVARLAGGQSPASSGVESDTESSSTESERSPAKRLEARSQRILPLPSMLQQRITEIDQQREELKIELQLEIALLEGELQEERNELRRHTLYLQTLQEEGGQEETDRQTDRQKERASLEVERARVEELRSRLEEKEALLPSQPEGQREQLLIQLQQEKEMVDAAGRVFEDWEFRVLESEAGIEEEESEGKMEGKERGNEEEKEKEISCQKNAVNSVQERVQQLEKQLKEMEREKEREMNALRKERKELLHTTQRVLKEKKPLADWSNIPSSVPCMMSLSPLTIHKSPQEQAKESTSLPRRRSSHRNNKLADRPVSAQGLVRMVPDSPSPERFTSPLPSHRHSNGHSNGHINGHRPGPSNGSDLLTPCNSASSSRAASPNLGLLNLVEIERRLREAKAERERLLKEREERRQVVVVEERRQRELEGRGAAEPVKSQSRLVPEPEEKPKTTSSVPSSPECSLPLFLSANFDLRAHVESLGHGVAGCMGLRMSPRRCAGFLTKRGGRVKTWRRRWFLFDMDHRRLAYYTDCDERKLKGVIYFQAIEEVYYDHLRTATSSPRPSLTFCVKTYERLFFLVAPSAEAMRIWMDVIVTATDEHSRY